In Pseudomonas oryzihabitans, the DNA window CTGACGTGAAGACGTGGAGGTAGGTTGGCGCTGAGCGCAGCGAAGCCCAACAAGACACGGGCGCCCTCACCCCAACCCTCTCCCAGAGGGAGAGGGGGCGGTTCCGTGGATCGTGTTTAGGTTTGGCGCTAGCCGAGCGCAGCGATGCGTGGAAAACGCCCTGCGGTTTTCCACCCTACGCCAGACTAAACGTAGGTTGGCGCTGAGTGCAACGAAGCCCAACAGGAGGGCACCCTCACCCCAGCCCTCTCCCAGAGGGAGAGGAGGCGGCTCCGTGGATAGCCTTTAGGTTTGGCGTTAGCCAAGAGCAGCAACGCGTGGAAAACGCCATGCAGTTTTCCACCCTACGCCAGACTAAACGTAGGTTGGCGTTGAGCGCAGCGAAGCCCAACAAAGGGTGAGCACCCTCACCCCAACCCTCTCCCAGAGGGAGAGAGGGGCGGTTCAGTGGATAGCGGTCAGGTTTGGTGCTAGCCAAGAGCAGCAACGCGTGGAAAACGCCCTGCGGTTTTCCATGCTACGTCAGACTAAACGTAGGTTGGCGCTGAGCGCAGCGAAGCCCAACAAGGGGCAGGCATCGTGGCACCCCGTAGGGTGGACAACGGCGCAGCCTTGTCCACGCGCCAAACACCGAATCCGCTATCGCTTGGGACTCAAGGGGCTGTCGTCCTGGTCCTCGCGCTCTTCGGTGGTGGTGGTGTTCGCCGAATCCGGCACATCGCCGTATTCGTCGTAGTCGTGAGGGGTCTGCTTGTCGTCCGCGGGTTCGGGATTCATGAGGTACTCCAATAAAAGAAGTGCCTTCGGTGGAGTCTCCCGGCCCCTGCGGCGTTCCCGCTAGACCAGCGCCACCAGACGTTCGGCGACCCGGTCGAAGGGTTCGATGCTGCGCTGCGCGCGACACAGCGGAATCACCCCCTGCACCGCCGCCACCAGCAGAGTGGCCAGCCCCGTCGCTGCCTCGGTCGAATGCCCATGCTCGACCAACGCCACCTGCAAGCGCGCCTCCCAACGGCGATAGATGCCCGCCGCCGCGTCCAGCTCGCGCTGGGCGATCTCGTCCACCGGCTCTTCCACCGCCACCGCCATCACCGGGCAGCCGACGCGAAAGTCCGAGTCCAGCAGGATGTCGCGCCACAGCTGCAAAAAGCCCTGAATCCCCGCCAGCGCTCCGGCCTGCAGCTGCCGCTCCAGATCGCGACTGACCTGGGCGCCGGCCAGCTCCACCGCTTCCACCACCAGCTGATGCTTGCCGCCGGGAAAGTGATGATAGGTGGACCCCAGCGGCGCCTCGGCGCGTTTGATGGTCTCGCGGATGCTGGTGGCGTTGAGGC includes these proteins:
- a CDS encoding TetR/AcrR family transcriptional regulator, whose product is MTEQSTVRERVVVAASAMLAQHGLNATSIRETIKRAEAPLGSTYHHFPGGKHQLVVEAVELAGAQVSRDLERQLQAGALAGIQGFLQLWRDILLDSDFRVGCPVMAVAVEEPVDEIAQRELDAAAGIYRRWEARLQVALVEHGHSTEAATGLATLLVAAVQGVIPLCRAQRSIEPFDRVAERLVALV